In Fusarium oxysporum f. sp. lycopersici 4287 chromosome 6, whole genome shotgun sequence, a single window of DNA contains:
- a CDS encoding hypothetical protein (At least one base has a quality score < 10), producing MDACVEWVKKVLEEEIEKVETKISTLDPATREFKDSTESLAYLRSVQPGKPITKDQYMRKEYGESLDEFIFCSLDEAIEILTNGPCLLSMVIPAPPNTEEDYYHFILERAELEKQIAQLPSVDVYDSGKKSPERIPEKWSGQEAMLRFYSDDMPSINMLNIRIEIKTGNSRWMAKIPGYDIIPRVVEQAEREGVDLTGFKESMEVTLAASQGADTMAHVDHEGVATSIDMWMGLKIWMLSYDFSGKKLKDFAGNRRCPPLIALLLGERYKLYQPPSTVHAVHTCETSIAVCDMYLDSRTTPSTLEHILLETSNDAITNDDHHKDLVPVLDRILAFWMTDSKMKNTERCPDDKHLSGAKKNLMIIKQHIKGRIPKPRRRGNVTKGKKFTSRAQKDGSRRPGAANNKQT from the exons ATGGACGCTTGTGTGGAATGGGTGAAGAAAGTCCTCGAAGAGGAAATCGAAAAGGTCGAGACAAAAATCTCGACATTAGATCCCGCAACAAGAGAGTTCAAAGACTCAACAGAGTCGTTGGCCTATCTACGGTCAGTCCAGCCCGGCAAGCCCATCACAAAAGATCAATACATGCGAAAAGAGTATGGGGAAAGCCTCGATGAGTTCATTTTTTGCTCTCTGGACGAGGCCATTGAAATCCTGACAAACGGGCCATGTTTACTATCTATGGTTATACCTGCCCCACCTAACACAGAAGAAGACTACTATCACTTCATCCTAGAACGGGCagagctcgagaagcagatTGCTCAATTGCCATCGGTTGATGTGTACGACTCAGGAAAAAAGTCACCTGAAAGGATTCCAGAGAAGTGGTCTGGTCAAGAGGCAATGTTGAGATTCTACAGTGACGATATGCCGTCCATCAACATGCTCAACATTCGGATTGAAATTAAGACAGGCAACAGCAGATGGATGGCAAAGATTCCTGGCTATGATATAATACCGCGAGTTGTAGAGCAGGCTGAGAGAGAGGGTGTGGATTTAACGGGCTTCAAAGAATCAATGGAGGTAACTCTCGCAGCATCTCAGGGAGCTGACACTATGGCTCATGTTGACCATGAGGGTGTGGCTACCAGCATTGACATGTGGATGGGATTGAAGATCTGGATGTTATCGTATGACTTCTCTGGTAAGAAGTTGAAAGACTTTGCTGGCAATCGTCGATGCCCTCCTCTAATTGCTTTACTACTGGGCGAACGCTATAAACTATACCAGCCGCCGAGTACCGTTCACGCTGTTCACACCTGTGAGACTTCTATCGCGGTGTGTGATATGTATCTGGACTCACGGACGACGCCATCTACTTTGGAACACATACTGCTGGAGACCAGTAATGATGCAATTACAAATGACGACCATCATAAAGACTTAGTGCCAGTCCTAGATAGAATTTTGGCATTTTGGATGACAGATtcgaagatgaagaacaCCGAGCGGTGTCCAGATGACAAGCATTTGTCAGGAGCAAAGAAAAATTTGATG ATCATCAAACAACACATAAAGGGTCGTATACCCAAACCTCGTAGACGAGGGAATGTGACAAAGGGGAAGAAATTCACGAGCAGGGCGCAAAAAGATGGATCGAGAAGACCAGGAGCAGCGAACAACAAACAGACGTGA
- a CDS encoding hypothetical protein (At least one base has a quality score < 10) produces the protein MAMAMQPAYAYSAAPSRHRQYSSTSSAFSASAKPDEDWTKIPDPAERRRIQNRIAQRNYRKKLKRRLEDLERRASSSDDAESDKQPQKSAKSKQSLAAPRSQKPQPATPRRPIVSKGQFTPPMEPTDEPFFSGTYDDRARSDSPSQFTYSTYSVPDEILLAPYGFAQPYLAITAAHSHPNYMTMSAATLPSMTHFGDAIEVGDEGSTPYMPYGYMPPTDFNSGSPYEKVAPRVS, from the exons ATGGCAATGGCTATGCAACCTGCCTACGCCTATTCGGCAGCCCCTTCACGTCACAGACAATACTCGAGTACGAGTAGTGCTTTCAGTGCTTCTGCCAAACCCGACGAGGACTGGACCAAGATCCCAGACCCCGCTGAGCGCCGGAGGATACAGAACCGCATTGCTCAGCGTAACTATC gcaagaagctcaagcgCCGTCTTGAAGACCTTGAGCGCCGTGCTAGTTCCTCTGACGATGCCGAGTCCGACAAGCAGCCACAGAAATCTGCAAAGTCGAAGCAATCCCTCGCCGCACCCAGATCTCAAAAACCGCAACCCGCAACTCCCAGAAGGCCTATTGTCTCCAAGGGTCAGTTCACTCCTCCCATGGAGCCTACTGACGAGCCTTTCTTCTCCGGCACCTACGATGATCGAGCTCGCTCAGATAGCCCTTCTCAGTTCACATACTCAACATACTCTGTTCCCGATGAGATCCTCCTCGCACCCTACGGTTTCGCTCAGCCATACCTAGCCATCACAGCCGCTCATAGCCACCCCAACTACATGACAATGTCTGCAGCGACACTCCCTTCCATGACACACTTTGGAGATGCCATTGAAGTGGGAGACGAAGGATCCACTCCTTACATGCCCTACGGTTACATGCCTCCCACGGACTTCAACTCTGGTAGCCCTTACGAGAAAGTCGCCCCTCGTGTTAGCTGA